A single window of Arcobacter venerupis DNA harbors:
- a CDS encoding SufE family protein encodes MNTIEQRVNDIKEDLDFFEDELSKYEYIIDLGKKLEEFNESDKIPANIVHGCTSQVWLTHELKDGKLYFHGTSDAIIVKGLVYMILKIFSDSTVEELKEIDMDIVHELKLSDVITPNRQSGVIGMMKKIKEYALNA; translated from the coding sequence TTGAATACTATCGAGCAAAGAGTAAATGATATAAAAGAAGATTTAGATTTCTTTGAAGATGAATTATCAAAATATGAATATATTATAGATTTAGGAAAAAAACTAGAAGAATTTAATGAAAGTGACAAAATCCCAGCAAATATAGTTCATGGTTGTACCTCACAAGTTTGGTTAACCCATGAGTTAAAAGATGGAAAACTATATTTTCATGGAACAAGCGATGCAATAATCGTAAAAGGTTTAGTTTATATGATATTAAAAATCTTTTCAGACTCAACAGTTGAAGAGTTAAAAGAGATTGATATGGATATTGTCCATGAATTAAAACTAAGTGATGTTATAACTCCAAATAGACAAAGTGGAGTTATTGGAATGATGAAAAAAATTAAAGAGTATGCGCTAAATGCATAA
- a CDS encoding metal-sulfur cluster assembly factor, which produces METIFDLKSIEEKIIENLKKVYDPEIPSNIYDLGLIYNIEFEQKDRYLHCTITMTLTSPTCPVAESLLEQVKYVTLAVDEVDEAKVTLVFSPPWDPSMMSEDAKEIMGASGAAMPF; this is translated from the coding sequence ATGGAAACAATTTTTGATTTAAAAAGTATAGAAGAAAAAATAATAGAAAATTTAAAAAAAGTATATGACCCAGAAATCCCATCAAATATTTATGATTTGGGATTGATTTATAACATAGAGTTTGAACAAAAAGATAGATATTTACATTGTACAATCACAATGACACTAACAAGCCCAACTTGTCCAGTAGCAGAAAGCCTACTTGAGCAAGTAAAATATGTAACATTAGCTGTTGATGAAGTTGATGAAGCAAAAGTAACACTTGTGTTTTCTCCACCATGGGATCCATCAATGATGAGTGAAGATGCAAAAGAAATCATGGGAGCAAGTGGAGCAGCTATGCCGTTTTAG
- a CDS encoding aminotransferase class V-fold PLP-dependent enzyme has translation MFKKDFPYFQNSKTVYLDNGATTQKPKSVIDSQVEYYETYCANTHRSNFGHANKATQEFEKTRVLLKEFINASKNEEIIFTKGVTESLNFIASSFAKDFKTVIISSLEHHSNITPWHMQGRSLGNGLEVVSCNDNLDFDLEHFEELLKANPNAFVSITHVSNAFGKIHDIKTIAKLAHEYGAIIMIDGAQSLAHFKVDVQDLDVDFFAISGHKTFAPTGVGAIYVKEKYLKDVKAYQTGGATIQEVDYNHSTLLDSPYKFEAGTQNIAGVIGFGKALEYLNYVKYENIESIEKNVFKFLDEELAKLPGIVFYNDTKDCIGSRSFNFEGIVHDDIGILIDKMNVAVRVGHHCAQPIMKKLGIRGTIRVSVAFYNDYVDVDKLIEALKKALSMLKD, from the coding sequence ATGTTTAAAAAGGACTTTCCATATTTCCAAAATTCTAAAACAGTTTATTTGGATAATGGAGCAACAACGCAAAAACCAAAAAGTGTAATTGATTCGCAAGTTGAATACTACGAAACATATTGTGCAAATACTCATAGAAGTAATTTTGGTCATGCAAATAAAGCAACTCAAGAGTTTGAAAAAACAAGAGTTTTATTAAAAGAGTTTATAAATGCTTCAAAAAATGAAGAGATAATTTTCACAAAAGGTGTAACTGAGTCTTTAAACTTTATTGCTTCTTCTTTTGCAAAAGATTTTAAAACAGTGATTATCTCTTCTTTGGAACATCACTCAAATATCACTCCTTGGCATATGCAAGGAAGAAGTTTGGGAAATGGTCTTGAAGTTGTAAGCTGTAATGATAATTTAGATTTTGACCTAGAACATTTTGAAGAACTTTTAAAAGCAAATCCAAATGCTTTTGTAAGTATCACTCATGTTTCAAATGCCTTTGGAAAAATCCATGATATAAAAACAATAGCAAAATTAGCCCATGAATATGGAGCAATTATTATGATAGATGGAGCTCAAAGTTTAGCTCACTTCAAAGTTGATGTTCAAGACCTTGATGTTGATTTTTTTGCAATTTCAGGACATAAAACTTTTGCACCAACAGGAGTTGGAGCTATTTATGTAAAAGAAAAATATTTAAAAGATGTAAAAGCTTACCAAACAGGTGGTGCTACAATCCAAGAAGTTGATTATAATCATTCAACTTTACTTGATTCTCCTTACAAATTTGAAGCAGGAACGCAAAATATTGCAGGTGTTATAGGATTTGGAAAAGCTTTAGAGTATTTAAATTATGTGAAATATGAAAATATCGAAAGCATTGAAAAAAATGTTTTTAAATTTCTTGATGAAGAGTTGGCAAAACTTCCTGGGATTGTTTTTTACAATGACACAAAAGATTGTATAGGAAGTAGAAGTTTCAATTTTGAGGGAATAGTTCACGATGATATTGGAATTTTGATTGATAAAATGAATGTAGCGGTAAGAGTTGGACATCATTGTGCTCAACCTATTATGAAAAAGTTAGGAATTAGAGGAACTATTAGAGTTTCTGTTGCTTTTTATAATGACTATGTAGATGTTGATAAATTAATTGAGGCATTAAAAAAAGCATTAAGTATGTTAAAGGATTAA